Proteins found in one Oncorhynchus mykiss isolate Arlee chromosome 17, USDA_OmykA_1.1, whole genome shotgun sequence genomic segment:
- the LOC110487339 gene encoding ubiquitin-like protein 5: MIEVVCNDRLGKKVRVKCNSEDTIGDLKKLIAAQTGTRWDKIVLKKWYTIFKDHVSLGDYEIHDGQNLELYYQ; the protein is encoded by the exons ATGATTGAGGTGGTTTGCAATGACCGGCTGGGCAAGAAGGTCCGGGTGAAGTGCAA CTCAGAAGACACTATAGGAGACCTGAAGAAGCTCATCGCTGCCCAGACAGGCACACGGTGGGACAAGATCGTACTCAAGAAATG GTACACCATATTCAAGGACCACGTGTCTCTGGGAGACT ATGAGATCCATGATGGGCAGAACCTGGAGCTGTACTACCAGTAG